The following are encoded together in the bacterium genome:
- a CDS encoding NAD(P)/FAD-dependent oxidoreductase — MKKLDEQYDVIVIGGGPNGLTASAYLARAGAKVLLLERHHEGGGGLITEEWSGFRFNTHAKLMLMMDVMPPYRDLDLGGWGCRYVQPDVAASILTRDGRAMTFYSDIQKTAQSIARFSPDDAERYVGVMEDWYTIVNEALIPATYAQPIPMLDMVVSYQQSEVGALINEMAEETFLETLDAAGFENELLKTALLYLGTMYGMDPEGGLGFMLPLFVTRLLHASIVQSGSHQLAASISRFATRHGATIERAAEVSRILTDGTKAVGVRLTSGEEILAQKVVTTTNPQTTFLDLIGEDTCRAASDTLVSTTKAWEWESTSLINVHYALSERPRHDAAAFDPDADRALIKIMGVETCDELLEHIAAVKQGRFGFIGAGLTMTDFDPMQAPVDVESGSAVACWEALAPYENAEGSWDALEIDYAKKILEVWSAYASNLENATVIRQYVNHPLHIENRLPDMKQGSIKHGAYLPTQMLSNRPNADCSSYRTPIENLYVCGASVWPGGMVLLGGGYNAAGVVADDLGLERWWTEPEYVAEARKKGLVGG; from the coding sequence GTGAAAAAGCTGGATGAACAATACGATGTGATCGTGATCGGCGGGGGACCCAACGGCCTAACAGCCAGCGCCTATCTCGCGCGCGCAGGAGCGAAGGTACTGCTCCTCGAACGCCATCACGAAGGCGGGGGCGGCCTGATCACTGAAGAATGGTCGGGCTTTCGTTTCAACACCCACGCCAAGCTGATGTTGATGATGGACGTGATGCCGCCCTACCGCGACCTCGATCTCGGCGGCTGGGGCTGTCGCTATGTGCAACCCGACGTGGCGGCCTCCATCCTGACTCGCGATGGCCGGGCCATGACGTTCTACTCGGACATCCAGAAGACGGCCCAGAGCATCGCGCGCTTCTCTCCCGACGACGCAGAGCGCTACGTCGGGGTCATGGAAGACTGGTACACGATCGTCAACGAGGCGCTCATTCCAGCCACCTACGCCCAGCCAATTCCCATGCTCGACATGGTCGTGAGCTATCAACAGAGCGAAGTCGGCGCCCTCATCAACGAGATGGCGGAAGAGACGTTCCTCGAAACACTGGATGCGGCGGGATTCGAAAACGAGTTGCTCAAGACTGCCCTGCTCTACCTGGGCACCATGTACGGAATGGATCCTGAGGGCGGTCTGGGTTTCATGCTTCCGCTGTTCGTGACCCGTCTCCTTCACGCCAGCATCGTGCAAAGTGGTTCCCACCAGTTGGCGGCTTCGATCTCGCGATTCGCCACGCGACACGGCGCGACGATCGAACGCGCAGCCGAGGTCTCGCGGATCCTCACGGATGGCACCAAGGCGGTCGGTGTGCGACTGACCAGCGGCGAAGAGATTCTCGCGCAGAAGGTCGTCACCACCACGAATCCGCAGACGACCTTCCTAGATCTGATAGGGGAGGATACCTGTCGCGCCGCTTCCGATACGTTGGTTTCGACGACGAAGGCCTGGGAATGGGAATCGACGAGTCTCATCAACGTCCACTACGCCCTCTCCGAGAGACCGCGCCACGATGCCGCGGCCTTCGACCCCGATGCCGACAGAGCTCTGATCAAGATCATGGGCGTCGAGACGTGTGACGAACTCCTGGAACACATCGCGGCCGTGAAGCAGGGGCGCTTCGGCTTTATCGGCGCCGGACTCACGATGACCGACTTCGATCCCATGCAAGCCCCCGTCGACGTCGAGTCCGGAAGTGCCGTCGCATGCTGGGAGGCCCTCGCACCGTACGAGAACGCGGAAGGCAGCTGGGACGCACTCGAGATCGACTACGCCAAGAAGATCCTGGAGGTGTGGAGCGCGTACGCGAGCAATCTCGAGAACGCGACCGTCATTCGCCAGTACGTGAATCATCCCCTGCACATCGAGAATCGGCTTCCGGACATGAAACAGGGATCGATCAAGCACGGAGCCTATCTTCCCACCCAGATGCTCTCGAATCGGCCGAATGCCGACTGCTCCTCCTATCGCACGCCGATCGAAAATCTCTACGTCTGCGGCGCGAGCGTCTGGCCCGGTGGCATGGTCCTGCTCGGCGGCGGGTACAATGCAGCGGGCGTCGTTGCGGACGATCTTGGCCTGGAGCGCTGGTGGACCGAACCGGAGTATGTCGCCGAAGCGCGAAAGAAGGGGCTCGTGGGCGGATGA
- a CDS encoding phosphotransferase family protein translates to MAEEITGDLDERLIRWVESTAGGRIRGSERPATGSSRATYLLSLEKPDGTLRECVLRVDTGSGPVAGTELTLAREAKVYGALTGKGIAIPALIATTPEGDAILVERATGRESLDDLDSATRAQVMEHYTDAIADLHCVPARDLELAGFHRPETGIDHALGDLALWRRVFDARVTRPAPLARFTFDWLGRHAPKQVERTVLCHGDVGPGNFLHEDGLVTALLDWEFAHLGDPMDDLAWLAFRGHHMNADVGDFAEQLRRWSERTGLAIDPGRIAYYRAFVMLRWLVACLSALDGGAKEHDRNIYFHIVPLLGALLPRALAELAEVELDPDPAPPVPRESDTAEILASIASDVASVFAPQLSGEAARRAQGLNLLLIHLQAADRLGEAVRNAELEDLAGFIGKRSDDPIAARRALEAHLAESAPPDDVRTIRLFARLGQRQLALWPYLIPVAARPLVSFEAFDVS, encoded by the coding sequence TTGGCCGAAGAAATCACGGGCGACCTCGACGAGCGGCTCATCCGCTGGGTCGAGAGCACGGCGGGTGGGAGAATTCGCGGGAGCGAGCGACCCGCAACCGGATCGTCGCGTGCGACGTATCTATTGAGTCTGGAGAAGCCGGACGGGACGCTACGCGAGTGCGTGCTTCGCGTCGACACCGGCAGTGGTCCCGTCGCCGGGACGGAACTCACGCTGGCTCGCGAGGCCAAGGTCTACGGAGCGCTCACGGGCAAGGGCATTGCGATCCCCGCGCTGATTGCGACCACGCCCGAGGGGGACGCGATCCTGGTGGAGCGCGCCACCGGTCGGGAATCCCTCGACGATCTCGATAGCGCCACACGCGCGCAGGTGATGGAGCACTACACAGATGCCATCGCTGACCTTCATTGCGTACCCGCGCGCGACCTCGAACTGGCGGGCTTCCACCGACCCGAAACAGGAATCGATCATGCCCTCGGTGATCTCGCACTGTGGCGGCGGGTCTTCGATGCGCGAGTCACGCGGCCAGCGCCATTGGCCCGCTTCACCTTCGACTGGCTCGGACGCCACGCTCCCAAACAAGTGGAGCGCACCGTGCTCTGTCACGGTGACGTAGGGCCTGGAAATTTTCTGCATGAGGACGGCCTCGTGACGGCGCTCCTCGATTGGGAATTCGCACACCTCGGCGATCCGATGGATGATCTGGCCTGGCTCGCGTTTCGGGGCCACCACATGAATGCCGATGTCGGTGATTTCGCGGAGCAACTACGGCGCTGGAGCGAGCGCACCGGGTTGGCCATCGACCCCGGGCGCATCGCGTACTATCGCGCTTTCGTGATGCTGCGCTGGCTGGTTGCGTGTCTTTCGGCGCTGGACGGCGGTGCCAAAGAACACGACCGGAACATCTACTTCCATATCGTTCCATTGCTAGGCGCTCTATTGCCGCGCGCGCTGGCCGAGCTGGCGGAAGTCGAGTTGGACCCAGATCCAGCGCCACCCGTCCCGCGCGAGAGCGACACGGCAGAGATTCTCGCATCGATCGCCAGCGATGTCGCTTCGGTTTTCGCGCCGCAACTTTCCGGCGAAGCGGCGCGACGCGCACAAGGTCTCAATCTCTTGTTGATCCACCTACAGGCGGCGGATCGGCTGGGCGAGGCCGTGCGCAATGCGGAACTCGAAGACCTGGCTGGCTTTATCGGCAAGCGAAGTGACGATCCGATTGCGGCGCGTCGCGCGCTCGAAGCCCATCTGGCCGAATCGGCTCCACCTGACGACGTCAGGACGATTCGGCTATTTGCCAGGCTAGGCCAGCGTCAACTCGCGCTCTGGCCGTATCTGATCCCTGTTGCGGCGCGTCCCCTCGTATCGTTCGAAGCGTTCGACGTGTCGTGA
- a CDS encoding TetR/AcrR family transcriptional regulator has protein sequence MRDPSMNLREAHKAGRRERILESARQIIASEGHDALTMRALASECGVSVPTIYSLVGGRDDVLFAAVEDHFVRLLGGIETGEAATAIDKVFSILEACCRELVHSPGYSRSLLHLFLTSPGHGIGRRVSEALHAQLVDALETARETGEIVDWVDPKQLAHLIGAQSSQAMLQWASRDLGAERLRALAELAASLLLLGVVPEPTAESLRARARRTQRTCAGIRSH, from the coding sequence GTGCGCGACCCCTCGATGAACCTGCGAGAAGCTCACAAGGCCGGACGCCGCGAGCGCATCCTCGAATCTGCGCGGCAGATCATCGCGAGCGAAGGCCACGACGCCCTCACGATGCGCGCGCTCGCCAGCGAGTGCGGCGTCTCGGTCCCGACGATCTACAGCCTGGTGGGAGGTCGCGACGACGTGCTCTTTGCGGCGGTCGAAGACCACTTCGTCCGGTTGCTCGGGGGAATCGAGACGGGCGAAGCCGCTACGGCCATCGACAAGGTGTTCTCGATTCTCGAGGCGTGCTGCCGCGAACTGGTGCACTCGCCGGGCTACTCGCGCTCGCTTCTGCATCTTTTCCTCACGTCGCCCGGTCACGGCATCGGCCGGCGCGTGTCCGAGGCACTCCACGCCCAACTCGTGGATGCGCTCGAAACTGCACGCGAGACCGGAGAAATCGTCGACTGGGTCGACCCGAAACAACTCGCCCATCTCATTGGCGCCCAATCCTCACAGGCCATGCTCCAATGGGCGAGTCGCGATCTCGGGGCAGAACGACTTCGCGCACTCGCCGAACTCGCTGCCAGCCTGTTGTTATTGGGTGTCGTACCTGAACCCACGGCCGAGTCGTTGCGGGCACGAGCGCGTCGTACGCAGCGCACCTGTGCGGGAATCAGGAGCCACTGA
- a CDS encoding enoyl-CoA hydratase/isomerase family protein yields the protein MGAPDYRNIRFECDEAIATITLNRPDKLNAYTTEMGDEVVDAFSRIRADDALRVVILTGAGRGFCAGVDLEHLKAHQSGAKPSQSAKLGEEDFLKKLPLDLVEFPKPVIAAINGAAIGVGVTMVLPCDLRIAADHAKIGLTFAKLGILPGLGSTHLLPRLVGPAKARELVLTAKIVLAPEAERIGLINKSVPGDELMKEAREWARALAEIDPEVLAAAKRALDFGSANSMADAMRNEQEQSEELRKLRASKSQQSE from the coding sequence ATGGGCGCACCGGACTACCGAAATATCCGTTTCGAGTGTGACGAAGCCATCGCCACGATCACATTGAACCGTCCCGACAAGCTGAATGCCTACACCACCGAGATGGGGGATGAGGTCGTCGATGCCTTCTCACGCATCCGCGCCGACGATGCGCTTAGAGTCGTGATCCTGACGGGTGCGGGCCGCGGCTTCTGCGCAGGCGTCGACCTGGAACACCTGAAGGCGCATCAGTCAGGCGCCAAACCATCGCAGAGTGCGAAGTTAGGCGAGGAAGACTTCCTGAAGAAGCTACCCCTCGACCTGGTCGAATTCCCCAAGCCGGTGATCGCCGCAATCAATGGCGCAGCCATCGGCGTGGGTGTGACGATGGTCCTGCCCTGCGATCTGCGCATCGCCGCAGATCACGCGAAGATCGGACTGACCTTTGCCAAGCTGGGCATCCTGCCCGGACTCGGCAGCACTCATCTCCTGCCCAGATTGGTCGGTCCTGCGAAAGCGCGCGAACTGGTGCTCACGGCGAAGATCGTACTCGCGCCCGAAGCCGAGCGTATCGGCTTGATCAACAAGTCCGTGCCCGGCGACGAACTGATGAAGGAAGCCCGCGAGTGGGCCCGTGCACTCGCAGAGATCGACCCCGAGGTACTGGCCGCAGCCAAGCGCGCGCTCGACTTCGGCAGCGCGAATTCAATGGCCGATGCGATGCGCAACGAGCAGGAACAGAGCGAGGAACTGCGCAAGCTACGCGCTTCGAAGTCCCAGCAATCCGAGTAG
- a CDS encoding aromatic ring-hydroxylating dioxygenase subunit alpha, whose translation MTEILTGTDRSAGINYQKLLDTDSHPVRDILRVESPMPPGPTRVPVERYFSQEFHDLEVEKVWKRVWQMACHEDDIPDEGDYLVYDIAHLSFLIVRSGPDEFKAFHNACPHRGRLLRDERGKWAGELRCAFHGWSWRLDGSLKEIPCQWDFPSIKEDEFGLHDIKVGRWGGFIFINPDPDCEPLESYLGNLSDHFTLLPYERRYKAVHVAKVLRCNWKAAQEAFMEAYHVVATHPTILGAIGDANSKYDVFGNFSRAISPNGTPSPHLAGMPAAEPLPDATLYRKLRHALSGHIFEAGDDGLVHVTTKDGAVSKFTAEGLHVEGPLGQADPNMCGWIGGRHLPDSEGTPALPPIPAGSEQNVRSAFAAPAREGLRATLGDQVDGFSDAELIDSIYYTVFPNFHPWGSFNNIVYRFRPNGSNPNECIHECMFFLPRPTGECPPAAPIHWLGVDDDWVDAPELGMFAKVFNQDVYNLPRVQRGLKTMKQPFAIFADYGETKIRHFHKLLEERLQK comes from the coding sequence ATGACCGAAATTCTGACGGGAACGGATCGCTCGGCTGGGATCAACTATCAGAAGCTACTGGACACCGACAGTCATCCCGTTCGCGATATTCTTCGAGTCGAATCGCCCATGCCGCCGGGCCCCACAAGAGTTCCCGTTGAGCGCTACTTCTCGCAGGAATTTCACGACCTGGAAGTGGAGAAGGTCTGGAAGCGCGTCTGGCAGATGGCCTGCCACGAAGACGATATTCCCGACGAAGGCGACTATCTCGTCTACGACATCGCCCATCTCTCTTTCCTCATCGTTCGCTCCGGACCCGATGAGTTCAAAGCTTTTCACAACGCCTGTCCCCACCGTGGACGACTCTTGCGCGATGAACGTGGCAAGTGGGCGGGCGAACTGCGCTGTGCGTTTCACGGCTGGAGCTGGCGCCTCGATGGATCACTGAAAGAGATCCCGTGCCAATGGGATTTCCCGTCGATCAAGGAGGATGAATTCGGTCTCCATGACATAAAGGTGGGGCGCTGGGGAGGCTTCATCTTCATCAATCCCGATCCGGACTGCGAACCGCTGGAGAGCTATCTCGGCAATCTATCGGATCATTTCACACTTCTTCCCTACGAGAGACGATACAAGGCGGTTCATGTCGCCAAGGTCCTGCGTTGCAACTGGAAGGCCGCGCAGGAGGCCTTCATGGAGGCCTATCACGTCGTGGCCACCCACCCCACCATCCTCGGCGCCATCGGCGACGCGAATTCCAAGTACGACGTCTTCGGCAATTTCTCGCGAGCGATCTCGCCAAACGGAACACCGAGTCCCCATCTAGCGGGTATGCCGGCGGCGGAGCCGCTTCCAGATGCCACTCTCTACCGGAAGCTCAGGCACGCACTCAGCGGACATATCTTCGAGGCCGGCGATGACGGGCTCGTTCACGTGACGACCAAGGATGGAGCGGTCAGCAAGTTCACCGCTGAAGGCCTTCACGTCGAAGGTCCGCTCGGGCAGGCCGATCCGAACATGTGCGGTTGGATCGGTGGACGCCACCTTCCCGACAGCGAAGGCACACCCGCCTTGCCACCGATTCCAGCGGGATCCGAGCAGAACGTACGTTCGGCTTTCGCGGCCCCGGCGCGCGAAGGACTGCGAGCGACGCTCGGCGATCAGGTCGACGGATTCAGCGACGCCGAACTGATCGACTCGATCTACTACACGGTTTTTCCCAATTTCCATCCGTGGGGATCGTTCAACAACATCGTCTACCGCTTCCGACCCAATGGGAGCAATCCAAACGAGTGCATCCACGAGTGCATGTTCTTCTTGCCGCGGCCAACGGGCGAATGTCCTCCGGCGGCTCCGATCCACTGGTTGGGAGTAGACGACGATTGGGTCGACGCACCGGAACTCGGCATGTTCGCCAAGGTTTTCAACCAGGACGTGTACAACCTGCCGCGTGTGCAGCGGGGACTGAAGACCATGAAGCAGCCGTTCGCGATCTTTGCCGACTACGGTGAAACAAAGATCCGGCACTTCCACAAGCTGCTGGAAGAGCGGCTGCAGAAATAG
- a CDS encoding enoyl-CoA hydratase/isomerase family protein, with product MSFETLLYEKSDGVATITLNRPKVYNAFNLTMAHELKQAWEDVKSDGQVVCAIVTGAGEKAFCTGMDVADVAAGETQDTTGMSREDAPWFQLTAIQNKCWKPVITAVNGMVNGGGLHFISDSDLIVCSEQASFFDTHVKVGLIAGLEPVGLTRRIPFEAVMRMALLGGAERMSAQQALELGLVGEVLPPDQVMPRARQLAEMMTRHSPTALARTKKALWQGLDTGLDEALERTWAAIDEHTSHPDLDEGAKAFVEKRKPRWAPYSDKT from the coding sequence ATGAGTTTCGAAACGCTGCTCTACGAGAAGAGCGACGGGGTCGCAACCATCACCCTGAACCGTCCGAAGGTCTACAACGCGTTCAACCTGACAATGGCGCACGAACTGAAGCAGGCCTGGGAGGATGTGAAGTCCGACGGCCAGGTCGTTTGTGCGATCGTCACGGGCGCGGGTGAAAAGGCGTTCTGTACCGGCATGGACGTGGCGGACGTGGCCGCGGGCGAGACCCAGGACACCACGGGGATGTCGCGCGAGGACGCACCGTGGTTCCAGTTGACCGCGATCCAGAACAAGTGCTGGAAACCCGTAATCACGGCGGTCAATGGGATGGTCAACGGCGGTGGACTGCACTTCATCAGTGACAGCGATCTGATCGTGTGTTCGGAGCAGGCGAGTTTCTTCGATACGCATGTAAAAGTCGGATTGATCGCAGGCCTGGAGCCGGTCGGACTCACGAGACGCATTCCATTCGAAGCCGTGATGCGCATGGCCTTGCTCGGCGGTGCGGAGCGCATGAGCGCGCAGCAAGCACTGGAACTCGGACTGGTAGGCGAAGTCCTGCCCCCCGATCAGGTCATGCCGCGCGCACGACAACTCGCCGAGATGATGACGCGACACTCGCCCACGGCATTGGCGCGAACCAAGAAAGCGCTCTGGCAGGGACTGGATACGGGCCTGGACGAAGCACTCGAACGCACCTGGGCCGCAATCGACGAACACACTTCACACCCGGACCTCGACGAGGGAGCCAAGGCCTTCGTCGAAAAGCGCAAGCCGCGCTGGGCACCATACTCGGACAAAACGTGA
- a CDS encoding acetyl-CoA acetyltransferase, whose product MAREGIRDKVAIVGVGACKFGENWDQSPSDMIVDAAYGAYADAGIENPQEQIDAVFSGSLYSNKGPHELSDALKLFNKPITEVYNYCATGTDTLRCGVMSIAAGMYDTVLVLGYDKPKDRGVSGPSVMMDGVRDLPKTPASWFSLCAATYFDKFGASREDLARIAVKNHHNGTLAPLSFLKREITIEDALNARMVSWPFGLYDCCAQTDGAAAAIITRADLAKNYSEKPVLVKGVTVIAGPNPQKDPSNDFLSWKPTGWAAKDVYEQAGITNPREQIDVAQLHDCFTLTELLSYEDLGFCEKGEARHLVKDGVFELTGELPVNTDGGLKTFGHPTGATGVRMLYENVLQLQGRAEGRQVKNPQIALSHNIGGHPTACGIAILGLP is encoded by the coding sequence ATGGCACGCGAGGGAATTCGAGACAAGGTCGCGATCGTCGGAGTCGGTGCGTGCAAGTTCGGCGAGAACTGGGATCAGTCACCCTCCGATATGATCGTCGATGCCGCCTATGGAGCCTATGCGGATGCTGGAATCGAAAATCCGCAGGAGCAGATCGATGCGGTTTTCAGCGGAAGCCTCTACTCCAACAAGGGACCGCACGAACTCAGCGACGCGTTGAAGCTGTTCAACAAACCGATTACCGAGGTCTACAACTACTGCGCCACCGGCACCGATACGCTGCGCTGCGGCGTGATGTCGATCGCCGCTGGCATGTACGACACGGTACTGGTGCTGGGCTATGACAAGCCGAAGGATCGCGGAGTCTCGGGGCCGTCGGTCATGATGGACGGCGTTCGGGATCTTCCCAAGACTCCGGCCAGCTGGTTCTCGCTCTGCGCCGCCACCTACTTCGACAAGTTCGGGGCCAGCCGCGAGGACCTCGCGCGCATCGCGGTCAAGAATCACCACAACGGAACGCTCGCCCCCCTGTCGTTCTTGAAGCGCGAGATCACGATCGAAGACGCATTGAATGCACGCATGGTCTCGTGGCCATTCGGCCTGTACGACTGTTGTGCCCAGACCGACGGCGCCGCCGCCGCGATCATCACGCGTGCCGATCTGGCAAAGAACTACAGCGAAAAGCCCGTGCTGGTGAAGGGCGTCACGGTGATCGCAGGCCCCAATCCTCAGAAGGATCCGAGTAACGACTTCCTGTCGTGGAAACCCACGGGTTGGGCCGCCAAGGACGTCTACGAGCAGGCCGGCATCACAAATCCGCGCGAGCAGATCGACGTGGCGCAATTGCACGATTGCTTCACACTGACGGAGTTATTGAGCTACGAAGACCTGGGATTCTGTGAGAAGGGTGAGGCCCGCCATCTGGTGAAAGACGGCGTGTTCGAACTGACGGGGGAGTTGCCGGTGAACACGGACGGAGGCCTGAAGACCTTCGGCCATCCCACGGGTGCTACCGGAGTGCGTATGCTCTACGAGAACGTGCTTCAGTTACAGGGGCGTGCCGAGGGGCGTCAGGTGAAGAATCCCCAGATCGCCTTGAGTCACAATATCGGTGGACATCCCACCGCGTGCGGTATCGCGATCCTGGGCCTGCCCTGA
- a CDS encoding NAD(P)/FAD-dependent oxidoreductase, which translates to MPSTGPEREYDVIIVGGGINGLTAACYLQKSGLQVACFERRLEAGSGCCTEDILHPGVKVNLCACNLLTHWSPAFGDLELDKYGLEMLTSGEWGMFHPFKDRSAVMFNSFSARRQYEHMQSINAHDAEIFKSTYNLVAPLLSGVTMSSSFTPATRGPEEAVAPGGLIDVLRSIIPDIPENAHELDGIQMAEAVYQDEKLRTAILSNCIMMGVHPWERGSGTFMPLLFPVIQSIMSATWTARGGSHAVTHALCACFAAHGGRLFTGCPVEKFIMNGDEVQGVALSANAVYPEAEVWARRAVVSNLSCHPTFKGLIGEEKLAPWIKKGVDDYKNDEVVLFTNYWVLDKPPHWEGYPEEINRGFGFNFGIESIADIRRLEQNLNDNVLPDPPIVAGLSVQGFSLADPTQAPPGQYTAMCWANVPWELPGHGGPEKWDVIREDYGDRVDRLLAEYNPGFLDSVVARYCNTPLDYYRKNPSMVKGSTCSGPVSLKWFGTARPFPGCGAPRTPFGNLYLSNGIWPYGTSNLGSGYCAALVVADDLGVKKDQDWWRHDALGAGFEMLRGRGIEIDLHLD; encoded by the coding sequence ATGCCTAGCACCGGACCCGAACGAGAATACGATGTCATCATCGTCGGAGGCGGAATCAATGGCCTCACCGCCGCCTGCTATCTGCAGAAGTCGGGGCTCCAGGTCGCGTGCTTCGAACGCAGACTGGAAGCGGGTTCCGGATGTTGCACCGAGGACATCCTGCACCCGGGCGTCAAAGTGAACCTCTGTGCCTGCAATCTGCTCACACACTGGTCACCGGCCTTCGGGGATCTCGAACTCGACAAGTACGGTCTGGAAATGCTGACCTCGGGTGAGTGGGGAATGTTCCACCCCTTCAAGGACCGAAGCGCGGTGATGTTCAACTCTTTCAGCGCACGTCGCCAATACGAACACATGCAGAGTATCAACGCGCACGACGCGGAGATCTTCAAATCCACTTACAACCTGGTCGCACCCTTACTGTCGGGGGTCACCATGAGTTCGTCTTTCACTCCCGCCACACGCGGTCCGGAAGAAGCCGTGGCTCCGGGGGGCTTGATCGACGTCCTGCGCTCGATCATTCCCGACATCCCGGAGAACGCCCACGAGCTCGACGGCATACAGATGGCGGAGGCGGTCTACCAGGACGAAAAACTGCGCACGGCGATCCTGTCCAATTGCATCATGATGGGAGTTCACCCGTGGGAGCGGGGCTCCGGCACGTTCATGCCCCTGCTCTTTCCCGTGATCCAGTCGATCATGAGTGCCACATGGACGGCCCGAGGCGGAAGTCACGCGGTGACCCACGCGCTGTGTGCCTGTTTCGCGGCGCATGGGGGCCGGCTCTTTACCGGCTGTCCCGTCGAAAAGTTCATCATGAACGGCGACGAGGTCCAGGGCGTCGCTCTTTCAGCCAACGCGGTCTACCCCGAAGCCGAAGTCTGGGCACGTCGCGCCGTGGTGAGCAATCTCTCCTGTCATCCGACATTCAAGGGACTGATCGGTGAGGAGAAGTTGGCTCCCTGGATCAAGAAAGGCGTCGACGACTACAAGAACGACGAAGTCGTGTTGTTCACCAACTACTGGGTGCTCGACAAACCGCCGCATTGGGAGGGGTATCCCGAAGAAATCAATCGTGGGTTCGGTTTCAACTTTGGAATCGAGAGCATTGCCGATATTCGTCGCCTGGAGCAGAACTTGAACGACAACGTACTCCCCGACCCACCGATCGTCGCGGGCTTGTCGGTTCAGGGCTTTTCGCTGGCAGATCCGACTCAGGCCCCGCCGGGACAGTACACGGCGATGTGCTGGGCCAACGTGCCCTGGGAGCTGCCAGGACACGGCGGCCCCGAGAAGTGGGACGTGATCAGAGAGGACTACGGCGACCGCGTGGATCGCCTGCTCGCCGAGTACAACCCGGGCTTTCTCGACTCGGTGGTCGCGCGCTACTGCAACACACCCCTCGACTACTACCGCAAGAACCCGAGCATGGTGAAGGGAAGCACGTGTAGCGGCCCTGTTAGCTTGAAGTGGTTCGGAACGGCTCGCCCCTTCCCGGGTTGCGGGGCCCCGCGCACACCGTTTGGAAACCTCTATCTCAGCAACGGGATCTGGCCCTACGGCACTTCGAATCTCGGTTCCGGGTACTGCGCTGCACTGGTGGTGGCGGATGATCTCGGGGTCAAGAAGGACCAGGACTGGTGGCGACACGACGCACTCGGGGCGGGCTTCGAGATGCTGCGCGGTCGGGGCATCGAAATCGATCTTCACCTCGACTGA